The Arcobacter sp. CECT 8986 genomic interval TCACTTTCATGAACTGTTACCCATAATTTGTCTATTGGTAACTCTAAGTTTTTAGTGATAAATTCCCATGCATATGCAATTGCTTCTTTTTTAAAGTAATCTCCAAAAGAGAAGTTTCCTAACATTTCAAATAGTGTATGATGTCTTGCTGTGTAACCCACATTTTCTAAGTCGTTATGTTTTCCACCAGCTCTTACACATAGTTGGCAACTTGTTGCAGTTTTGTTTTCTGGTGCAGGAACTGCTCCTGTAAATATATCTTTAAATTGTACCATACCAGCATTTGTGAATAGTAAAGTTGGATCATCTGGAACCAAAGGCATACTTGAAACTACCCTGTGACCTTTACTTTCGAAAAATTCTAAATACTCTTTTCTTACGTCCATTTAATTATCCATTATTAATTTAAGGCTTATATTTTACCCAAATAAAAATTTATAGAAGATTAGTAAAACTTACATTTAAGTTTAGCTTAGTATAATTTGTAATTAATATTTTGAAATAAGGGAATTAGTATGGGTAAGTATATTGAATTAACTCAAGAGAATTTTGATAGTACAGTTTCAAATGGTGTATCTTTAGTAGACTTTTGGGCTCCATGGTGCGGACCTTGTAGAATGCTTGCACCTGTTATTGAAGAGTTAGGTGAGGAATTTGATGGTAAAGCTAACATTTGTAAAGTAAATACAGATGAACAACAAGATTTAGCTGTAAAATATGGTATTAGATCTATTCCTACAATTATCTTTGTTAAAGATGGTGAAGTTGTAGAACAAATGGTTGGTGCAACATCTAAACAAGCACTAGCTGATAAAATTAACTCACTATTATAAAAAATATATTCTAAGAGGTATTTTCTCTTAGAATTCCACTTCAAAACAAGAATGAAATTTAAAAAAATACTTTTTATTTTAATACTATTTAACACAATATTTTTATGTGCACAAACTTCAAAAAATATATTAATTTTAAACTCCTATCATAAAGGTTTTATATATGGTGATAATATAATTAATGGTATTGAGAATATATATAAAGATGAAGAAAATATAAAAACTGATATTTTATATATGGATTCAAGAAGAGTCAAAGTTAGAGATTATAAAACTCTTTTATCAAACTTTTATAAGGCAAAATTAGAAAATAGAAAATTTGATATTGTTATTTGTATTGATAAATTTGCATATGATTTTGCTATTGATAATAAATCAAAACTTTTTAATAATAGTAAAATTATCTACTCTCAAACAGAAAATAAAAAAATCAATAATCCAAATGTTTATACAATTAGCTCTAATGTTGATGTAAAAGAGAATATAGAATTTATATATACAGTTATGAAAAAGTTAAAAAAATTATATGTAATAAATAGTTCACTAGAAAAAGAAAAAACAAATTTAGAAGTAGAAAAAGCATTAACAAAATTAAAAAAACGTTTTGAAATAGATTATATTGAGCACTCATCTATAAATCAACTAAAACAAAAGTTTAGTGTATATAAAAAAAATGAAGCTATTTTATTTGTAAAATTTTTAGAAGATAATGAATCTAATAGTATAAAAGATACAAATATTATTAGTTTTATAAAATCTTCACATATTCCTATTTTTGTTGTAGATGATTTATTTTTAAATAAAGGTGTAGTTGGAGGTAAGATTATCTCTTCAAATAAATTGGGAGAAAAAATTGCAACTTTATCTAAAGATATTTTAGATGATAAAGATGTGAAAAAGTTTTATAAATTAAAGTATGATTATAAGTTTGATAGTTTAGTTTTAAAAAAATATGCTATCAAACCATACTATTATTACAATAGTTATAAGATTGTAAATAAACCTCAAGACTTTTTTCAAAAACATAGAGACCTTTTTGAAATACTATTTTTACTTTTCCCTTTACTTTTATTATTAGTAATTGGGCTTTTACATAATATTTATTATAGAAAAAAGACAGAAAAACTACTTCAAGAGAGAATTGATTTTGATGATACTTTATTAAATGCTATTAAAAATCCAATTTTTTGGCAAAATAAAGATGAAAAAATAGTTGATTTCAATAATAAATTTAGTTCAATGTTGGGTATTTCTGAAGAGAAATTATATTATACAAGTCTAAAAAAATTAAGAAGTTATAAAAGAGCAAGAAGATTACTAGAAGCACTTGAAAAATATAATAAAAAAGAGAAAGATTCTTTATTTATGTTTGAAACAGAACAAAAAGAGAAGAAAATATATTTAATTAACCAAGCCAAGTTTAAAGATGAAAAATCACAAAGCTATGGAACTGTAACTATTTTAACTGATATTACAAAAGAAAAACAGATTGAAAAAGAGAAAGAAAGAAATCAAGAGTTTTTAATACAACAATCAAAACTTGCAGAAATTGGAGAGATATTCTCAGCAATTGCTCACCAATGGAAAGCTCCACTTCTTGAAATAACAACAATTGCTCAGGAGAGCTTTTATTCAAATGAAGATGATGATAAAGAAAGAGAGTCTTATGTAAAAGATATAATGACTCAAGTGAAATATATGAATGATACAATAAATGATTTTCAAGATTTTATAAAGCCTTCAAATAAAAAAACAAAGTTTGATATTCATGAGGCAATTACTTCTTTATTAAAAATTATAGACCATAATATTAGATTTAACTATATTGATGTAAATATAGATTTAAAAGAGAATACAAATGTTGCAGTTTATGGATATAGAAATGAATTTATGCAAAGTTTACTAAATATAATAAATAATGCAAAAGATGAATTAGTAAATAATGATTTCAAAAATAGAAA includes:
- a CDS encoding ATP-binding protein, translating into MKFKKILFILILFNTIFLCAQTSKNILILNSYHKGFIYGDNIINGIENIYKDEENIKTDILYMDSRRVKVRDYKTLLSNFYKAKLENRKFDIVICIDKFAYDFAIDNKSKLFNNSKIIYSQTENKKINNPNVYTISSNVDVKENIEFIYTVMKKLKKLYVINSSLEKEKTNLEVEKALTKLKKRFEIDYIEHSSINQLKQKFSVYKKNEAILFVKFLEDNESNSIKDTNIISFIKSSHIPIFVVDDLFLNKGVVGGKIISSNKLGEKIATLSKDILDDKDVKKFYKLKYDYKFDSLVLKKYAIKPYYYYNSYKIVNKPQDFFQKHRDLFEILFLLFPLLLLLVIGLLHNIYYRKKTEKLLQERIDFDDTLLNAIKNPIFWQNKDEKIVDFNNKFSSMLGISEEKLYYTSLKKLRSYKRARRLLEALEKYNKKEKDSLFMFETEQKEKKIYLINQAKFKDEKSQSYGTVTILTDITKEKQIEKEKERNQEFLIQQSKLAEIGEIFSAIAHQWKAPLLEITTIAQESFYSNEDDDKERESYVKDIMTQVKYMNDTINDFQDFIKPSNKKTKFDIHEAITSLLKIIDHNIRFNYIDVNIDLKENTNVAVYGYRNEFMQSLLNIINNAKDELVNNDFKNRKIYIEIFNKQNKLYVNIKDNAGGISTKNIETIFTPYYSTKKDGSGIGLYMTKVIIEDKMNGKIRVKNTKIGACFTIILEQGNENISTRG
- the trxA gene encoding thioredoxin encodes the protein MGKYIELTQENFDSTVSNGVSLVDFWAPWCGPCRMLAPVIEELGEEFDGKANICKVNTDEQQDLAVKYGIRSIPTIIFVKDGEVVEQMVGATSKQALADKINSLL